From Daucus carota subsp. sativus chromosome 6, DH1 v3.0, whole genome shotgun sequence, the proteins below share one genomic window:
- the LOC108227040 gene encoding dormancy-associated protein homolog 4, protein MGFLHKLWDETLAGPAPDSGLSRLRKNAVSDRSSGRHALDKIPISRTITMLRSDSVPSSPTTPTTPGSPFSPTSPTGEFKKLTRRKSTSESLPRPPPKSPTGYDWIVLSALDR, encoded by the exons ATGGGCTTCCTTCATAAGCTATGGGATGAAACGCTGGCTGGACCTGCGCCTGACTCTGGCCTCAGCAGACTCCGCAAGAATGCAGTCTCCGATCGATCATCTGGCCGTCATGCTCTTGACAAAATCCCGATTTCTCGCACCATCACCATGCTCCGCTCTGACTCCGTCCCATCTTCTCCGACCACCCCCACCACTCCCGGCTCTCCATTTTCGC CTACTTCACCAACTGGGGAATTCAAGAAACTGACTAGGAGAAAATCGACATCAGAATCATTACCTCGACCTCCGCCTAAGAGTCCAACTGGATACGATTG GATTGTTCTCAGCGCTCTGGATCGTTAA